GCTGCCGAGGTCGCTAGATATACGAGGGATGCAAGCAACGCGCCCAAGCCTGCGCCTCCGCCGCCGACAAATCCAGAAACCGCGCCACGATACTTGAGGCTGACAGTTTCAGTGCCGATTGTGTGCGTCGAGGCGACAACACCACCCACAAATACGCCCTGCACCAGACGCAACAGAAGAAATAGGACGGGCGCGAGAAACCCTACCTGTACGACGGTTGGCAACAAGCCGAACGCCGCTGTCGAGACACCGACGCCAACAACTGACACAATCATCGCCTGCTTTCGACCGTGCTGGTCTGCAAACGAGCCGAAGATCGCCGATCCAAGCGGCCGCATCAACAGCGTCACTGCGAATGATGCATATACGGCCGCGAGCGAAAGCATGGAATTCGTAGATGGGAAAAATAGTCGTCCCACGACTGGAGCTACAAACAACACGACGAAGAGATCGAACAGGTCCAATGCCCAACCAAGACAGGACGCCATGACGGCGGCGAAGACCTGTTTCCCACCGACCGTGCCTGCTATTTGACCACTACGAAGAGCCTCTCCCATTTCTATCTCCATCCAATGTTATATATTTAGTAATACTATTTATAAGGTATATATTTAGAGCGTGAATTTCATGTGGGCGGCTACCGCTTGCTGACGTCCGACACAACCGCCTCGGTCGGGACGTAATCCCCCCCGGATAACTTGCGGCGCAGAATCTTTCCTACGGGAGATTTCGGGATCTCCTCCACGAAGACGTATTCGCGTGGACGTTTGAAATTCACCAGATCGGAATCGCGGCAAAAGGCATCGAGAGCGTCCCCGTCGATATGAGTGGATCGCTTGATAAATGCCACGACCTTTTGCCCCCAACGCTCATCCTTCAGTCCAACGACAGCCACCTCGTCCACCGCCGGATGCAGCGACAGGAGCGATTCGATATCCACCGGCGATATGTTCTCGCCTCCGCTGATGATCATGTCATCAACGCGGCCGGTGACAAAAAGATCCCCGTCGGGGTCGAGATAGCCGGTATCGCCCGTGAAGTACCAGCCGTTCCGCAACGACTTCGCGTTGGCATCGGGACGATTCCAGTAACCTTCAAAAGCTTCGTCGCTGGCCAGTTCGACGACGATCTCTCCTTCTTCTCCCGCTCGTGCGATGTCGTCCGGACCCATTGCATCGAGCCTCACGACGCGCAGTCGAGTGTTGAATCCTGCTCGCCCGGCGCTTCCAGGTTTTTTAGTAGCGTTCTGGTCCACGGCGACCGTGTACACCTCCGACGAACCATAGTGATTGACAAACAGCTTCGGCCTGAAGGCGGCCGAACACCGTTTGAGCAGTCCGTCGTTCATCGGGGCTCCCGCAAACCCTAGCTTGGTGACCGAACCGATATCGGTTTCCAGGAATTCAGGCGCCGCGAGGAGATCGTGATACAGCGTCGGGACGAGATAGAGGCAGGTAAGCCTGAAGCGGTCGATCGAGGCCGCCGCGTACGCTGCATTCCAGCGGCGAACGCAAACAAAAAGACCATCGACCATCGCCATCGCGATAAGCGATCGGACACCCATCGTGTGGTAGAGAGGCATGACCCCGAGCGTGCGCTCCCCCCGCTCATAGAGATTCTGGGCAACGTGAGCCAGTGCCGCAGCTCGTTCCTGCCGATGCCGGCGTGGGACGCCCTTTCCCATACCCGTGGTTCCAGACGTATAGAGCATCACCGAATGATCTTCAGGACTGGCCAGCGGGGTCAATGGTCCTTTACCGACCCTGTCATGGACATCCGCAAGAAGATCGTCGAGGCCGTACGACGCACCCTCGACTCCATCCAGGCCGATTCTGATTGTGCGTTGAGCCGCCTCACTTTTTGACACAGCGTCGCTAGCTATCGGCTCGTACACCATGACCTTTGCACCCGCATCGGTCACATAGTAATCAAGCTCTTCGGGCTTGGTTCGCCAGTTGATGGGGACCATTACGACACCAGCCATCTGACACGCCCAGTGTAGGGTCGCCATTTCCCATCGGTTCTGAAGAACGGCAATCAATCGATCGCCTCGATTGAGCTCGAGCCTACTCAGGATACTTATGAATTCTCTGATTCGCGTGTGCCACCCCGCATAAGTCAATTGGACATCGCCGTCGACGAGCGCCAGCGCATTCGGACTGCGCTCGACGGCCTGCAGGAATGTACGCCCCAAATCAAGCATGATTCACCTCTTCCACGACACGTTCATTGCGCCGCAAAGCAGCTACGTCAAGCACGGCCTGCACGATTGGGGTGTATCCCGTACATCGGCAAATGTGCCCTGATAGCATTTCGCGCACATCGTCTTCTGTCGGATTGGGTTCGCGCTGCAAATAGTCTTCACACGACATGAGAATGCCGGCCGTACAGAATCCGCATTGAAGCGCATGGCGCCGACGGAATGCCAGTTGCAGGTCGCTCAGCGTGTTGCCGTTCGCGAGACCCTCGACTGTGTCTATCCGACGCCCATCGGCCTGAACCGCGAGCATCAGGCAGGACCTTCC
This genomic stretch from Paraburkholderia bryophila harbors:
- a CDS encoding AMP-binding protein; this encodes MLDLGRTFLQAVERSPNALALVDGDVQLTYAGWHTRIREFISILSRLELNRGDRLIAVLQNRWEMATLHWACQMAGVVMVPINWRTKPEELDYYVTDAGAKVMVYEPIASDAVSKSEAAQRTIRIGLDGVEGASYGLDDLLADVHDRVGKGPLTPLASPEDHSVMLYTSGTTGMGKGVPRRHRQERAAALAHVAQNLYERGERTLGVMPLYHTMGVRSLIAMAMVDGLFVCVRRWNAAYAAASIDRFRLTCLYLVPTLYHDLLAAPEFLETDIGSVTKLGFAGAPMNDGLLKRCSAAFRPKLFVNHYGSSEVYTVAVDQNATKKPGSAGRAGFNTRLRVVRLDAMGPDDIARAGEEGEIVVELASDEAFEGYWNRPDANAKSLRNGWYFTGDTGYLDPDGDLFVTGRVDDMIISGGENISPVDIESLLSLHPAVDEVAVVGLKDERWGQKVVAFIKRSTHIDGDALDAFCRDSDLVNFKRPREYVFVEEIPKSPVGKILRRKLSGGDYVPTEAVVSDVSKR
- a CDS encoding (2Fe-2S)-binding protein, producing the protein MQAAHPQGETRVVTLALNGRTRRAECEPRELLSDFLRNELGATGTHVGCEHGVCGACTVHIDGVAGRSCLMLAVQADGRRIDTVEGLANGNTLSDLQLAFRRRHALQCGFCTAGILMSCEDYLQREPNPTEDDVREMLSGHICRCTGYTPIVQAVLDVAALRRNERVVEEVNHA